The Fluviispira sanaruensis sequence ACAAATTCACTTAAAGAGCTGGCAAACAACTTACAAAGGCATTCTTCCTAAAAATTATCTCGACAGTCTGACTGAAAAAAACAAAGAACAAGAGTGGCATAAATTGGGTTTAGATTACCCAAATGGCCAAGGCATAACTTGGGTGCTCGAAAATGAAGGGGAAGTCTTTGGCTTTGCCAATGCGGGGCCGCAACGGGAACCACCGATTGCAGGCCATGGTGAGGTTTATTGTATATATATTTTAAAAGAGTTCCGGAGAATGGGAGGCGGTCAGCTGCTCATAAAAGAAATCGTAAAATATTTTAAATCCAGGGGCTATCATTCTGCATCAGCTCTTATTTTAAAAGGCAATCCTTTTACTGATTTTTATAAATTAATCGGCGCTGAGCCAACCGAAGAACGTCCTTTTAAACTGGATGGAATGGATCTCATCCAAATTCTTTATTTATGGAAAAATATTAAGTGATAAAATTTATTTAAAATAAAAACAGTCTGCTGGATTCTCACTGTCAATTGGACATAATGTTAAAGTGTCACTCGATTTTGAATATTTATAATTACTTTTTATGAAGACCAGACGACATATTGCAATAGCTTTAGTTGAGTTTAATAAATTGGTTGCAGCAACTGGGTCCTCAAAATAAAAAGCTCTAAACGCGTTAATAAAATCTTTTACTCCGAGATTACTTTTACGAATATTTGTAATGGTTCCAGAGTCTTGACTACCAATGATATCAGCAGAAATTGCGCAAATTGTTTTATCATAGCTCGTCGCTGAAGCAACAATTGCAAATGTTTCATTGTTATTAAACTTACTTTGAGAAAGATTCAATTCAACTAAACCAGTGTTTATTTTTTTTCCAGTATCTTTGCTAACAGAGTTAGTCCAGTTACTAAAAAGACTTCTTCCTTGCTTATCACCACAAGATGCTGTAATTAAAGCAAAAAAAATTAAAATAATATAGTTAATAAGATTTCTTTTCATATAAGTCCTCAATTTGACAAAATAAATAGACACATTGTAAAAAACTTATAAATCTCTTTTTAAAATATCATAAATAAACATTTTTTACTATATATTAATTTTTTATATTTTTATTATTAGTTTTAGCATCTTATAAGAAAGAGACTCAAGATGTCTACTTAAATGGAATAACTATAATCTGTGTCATTAAGTAGGTAGAAGCACAGCTTTGCCATTGTGCTTCTACCTACTTAATGGGAAATTTGAGGACGCACCCTAGTTAAATTAATTTTTTAATTGCGCTAATATTTCTGGACTGATAGGACCCATATCTCTGAATGATTCATAGTGATTATTTGTGTACCACCGATTTCCATTTAATTTATTTACGACCACACGTTTTGCATCTCGAGGTTGATCTCTATCTCTCGGATCGAGAGGTATGTCGATTTCATAAAACTCTCCAACCTCTTTAATTCTTCTTTCATAATTCATAAATCTTTTTGCAGTTCTAAAGTTAATTTTTTCTGATATGTTATATGCGCGAGCTGGTATACCCATCTTCCTAATTGTACTGACTCTTAAGCTTCCTGTACGATGAAATTCACCAACTTCTTTATTTAATTCATTCATTGAAGTTGCTTTAGCCATGCTCGCATAGGAAGGCTTTTGCACTCCTTCTGCAGTATTTTGAGCAGCAGGTGTTAGTCCTTCAGCCACTGAAGTTTGCTCTACTGAATGAATTCCACCCATAGCCATTTCGCCTACGCCCGCAGAACTTTCTCCTACAAGAACACCCGGTTTTTCAATTGGTCCTGAAGTCAATGTGTCTATTGCTATCTGACCTATGAGATTCCCTACTGTCATTGAGTCTGTGACCAATCCCGAAGGGTAATGCCAGTTAGGACAAATTACATTATCGGCTATAACATATCCCCAATCAGAGCTTGCAAGAGAATATCCTGCTGCACCAACAAAATGAAAAGATGGTCCAAAAGTCTGTGTACAGTGATTTACTAAATCATTGCAGGTTGAAATTCCCCTTTGTGAAGCTACATCTGAAGGAAAAAATTCATAATTATTATTTTGATGGTTAAAGCTGGCACGTTTTTTTCGACTTAAAAATGTATTTTTTAATTCATCAAAAAAGCTTTCATTCTTTTGCTTGATATTATCTTCATCAAACTCTAATTTTAATGCACTGTGCAACATGACAGGAGCATTTACAATATTTAAAGAACCATGTAACCAATAATATTCTTTTTCTTGGGATTTTTTTTCTTTATTTGGCTTATATGCCCAGTGCCATTCAGATTTAACATTTGAACAAAATAAGTATGATCCAGCAAAAGCTAATGAGTGAGAAGAAAGAAGTGATATAACTAAAGCAATTTTTTTAATATGAACTCTCATTTTTTATCCAATCAAAAAGTATAAGCAAATTGAATTGATTTTTCACAAATTCAATTTGCTAAATATAAAAATAAAAAAAATTTTGCAATTGTTTTTTTAAATTATAAAAATTTAAAATATTAAATATCATTCTTAAAAAAATTTTTATATTTGATTAAATAATTAATAAAATTATTTATTTTTATATTATTATATAAAATATGACTTATTGCTCAAAAAATATATAACTAAAAACATTTTGAAAAATATGGTAAAATAATATTAATATATTAAAAAATA is a genomic window containing:
- a CDS encoding GNAT family N-acetyltransferase, yielding MSSENTHAKITYEGSSMLIRKAKPEDIPRIAQIHLKSWQTTYKGILPKNYLDSLTEKNKEQEWHKLGLDYPNGQGITWVLENEGEVFGFANAGPQREPPIAGHGEVYCIYILKEFRRMGGGQLLIKEIVKYFKSRGYHSASALILKGNPFTDFYKLIGAEPTEERPFKLDGMDLIQILYLWKNIK
- a CDS encoding ribonuclease domain-containing protein, coding for MRVHIKKIALVISLLSSHSLAFAGSYLFCSNVKSEWHWAYKPNKEKKSQEKEYYWLHGSLNIVNAPVMLHSALKLEFDEDNIKQKNESFFDELKNTFLSRKKRASFNHQNNNYEFFPSDVASQRGISTCNDLVNHCTQTFGPSFHFVGAAGYSLASSDWGYVIADNVICPNWHYPSGLVTDSMTVGNLIGQIAIDTLTSGPIEKPGVLVGESSAGVGEMAMGGIHSVEQTSVAEGLTPAAQNTAEGVQKPSYASMAKATSMNELNKEVGEFHRTGSLRVSTIRKMGIPARAYNISEKINFRTAKRFMNYERRIKEVGEFYEIDIPLDPRDRDQPRDAKRVVVNKLNGNRWYTNNHYESFRDMGPISPEILAQLKN